From Acidimicrobiales bacterium, one genomic window encodes:
- a CDS encoding AMP-binding protein → MTDPRPGWDDTTLWGAFATHAAAAPDARAVVDRDGERTVTNGDLLADANALAARFEADGLVAGDVVSVQLPNRYEAAVVALASLRLGLVLNTLLPNYRAKELGHIFATASPSAVVIPAVYRDFDHRELIESVSGSLPPDVRVLVVDGDEMIDDVRRDAAAGRVPTAPLPNAGGHSELIFSSGTEAAPKGILHSEQTTNSGVRALHDFLGLDAETVVWMPSPVGHSTGFNFGLRFALYHGVPLVLQDRWDADVAISLVRRFGASYTLAATTFLQDLVGELQRRDETLPELTHFACGGAAVPPELVSAAGERGIGVLRLYGSTEALVVSCNRPDLPLDTRRDTDGMPLPGVTVRTRTADGAPCGPGEPGEIEVQSPQNALGYFHDPQRTAATFLDGNWVRSGDLGVLGPDGSVSIVGRTKEIIIRGGLNIAPREIEEMILDFDEVERCAVVGLDDPRLGEKACAFVTLRDGARLDFELMIDRLRAAGLAAYKLPEGLEILDELPATASGKIRKHVLRERYSPR, encoded by the coding sequence GGTGACCTGCTGGCCGACGCGAATGCGCTGGCCGCGAGGTTCGAGGCGGATGGGCTCGTGGCCGGCGACGTCGTCTCGGTGCAGCTGCCCAACCGCTACGAGGCTGCGGTGGTGGCCCTCGCCTCGCTGCGGCTCGGCCTCGTGCTCAACACGTTGCTCCCGAACTATCGGGCCAAGGAGCTCGGCCACATCTTCGCGACGGCGTCTCCGTCGGCCGTCGTCATCCCTGCGGTGTATCGCGACTTCGATCACCGGGAGTTGATCGAGTCCGTCAGCGGATCGCTGCCTCCCGATGTCAGGGTTCTCGTGGTCGACGGCGACGAGATGATCGACGACGTGCGTCGCGATGCCGCCGCCGGACGGGTTCCCACGGCGCCGTTGCCGAACGCCGGCGGTCATTCGGAATTGATCTTCAGCTCGGGTACCGAGGCCGCACCGAAGGGCATCCTCCACAGCGAGCAGACGACCAACAGTGGCGTGCGGGCGCTGCACGACTTCCTCGGGCTCGACGCCGAGACGGTCGTGTGGATGCCGTCGCCGGTCGGCCACTCGACCGGCTTCAACTTCGGGTTGCGCTTCGCGCTGTACCACGGGGTGCCGCTCGTCCTCCAGGACCGCTGGGACGCCGATGTCGCCATCTCGCTGGTGCGCCGCTTCGGAGCGTCCTACACGCTGGCGGCCACGACCTTCCTCCAGGATCTTGTCGGTGAGCTGCAACGGCGGGACGAGACACTGCCGGAACTCACCCATTTCGCGTGTGGCGGAGCAGCAGTGCCACCGGAGCTGGTGTCGGCCGCCGGTGAACGCGGCATCGGGGTGCTGCGGCTCTACGGCTCGACCGAGGCCCTCGTCGTGTCGTGCAACCGGCCCGACCTCCCACTCGACACTCGTCGCGACACCGACGGGATGCCGCTCCCCGGAGTGACGGTGCGAACCAGAACCGCCGACGGTGCGCCGTGCGGGCCGGGCGAGCCGGGTGAGATCGAGGTGCAGAGTCCGCAGAACGCGCTCGGCTACTTCCACGACCCGCAACGGACCGCAGCGACGTTCCTCGACGGGAACTGGGTGCGCAGCGGTGACCTCGGCGTGCTGGGCCCGGACGGTTCGGTCTCGATCGTGGGTCGCACGAAGGAGATCATCATCCGCGGCGGTCTCAACATCGCGCCGCGTGAGATCGAGGAGATGATCCTCGACTTCGACGAGGTGGAGCGCTGCGCCGTGGTCGGGCTCGACGACCCGCGGCTCGGCGAGAAGGCGTGCGCCTTCGTGACCCTGCGCGACGGCGCCCGACTCGACTTCGAACTGATGATCGATCGCTTGCGGGCCGCCGGGTTGGCCGCCTACAAGCTCCCGGAAGGACTCGAGATCCTCGACGAGTTGCCGGCGACCGCCTCGGGAAAGATCCGCAAACACGTGCTTCGGGAGCGGTACTCGCCTCGTTAG
- a CDS encoding FCD domain-containing protein, whose translation MSSAARQRRPPRLAEEVANDLRRRILGGEFSDGDLLPIQDELVAQYGVSLPSVREGLRVLETEGLITVRRGKVGGSIVQLPRAETVAYTVGLVLESRHVEVDELVAAMAQLGPLCVRACAERADRATEVIPALEAIHGESVEAVDDPPRFAMLARRFHEELVARCGSQPLVVLVGALESLWSGQVAAAGEEIDFGALPETDMRNDSLDEHRRILDAIVAGDGEGAERAAHHHQADPQRHSLLGRGITVSATPLRDR comes from the coding sequence ATGTCGTCCGCCGCCCGCCAGCGCCGTCCGCCTCGTCTCGCCGAGGAAGTCGCCAACGACCTGCGCCGGCGGATCCTCGGTGGCGAGTTCTCCGACGGCGACCTCCTGCCCATCCAGGACGAGTTGGTCGCTCAGTACGGGGTCAGCCTCCCGTCGGTGCGCGAGGGGCTACGAGTGCTCGAGACCGAGGGCCTGATCACGGTCCGACGAGGCAAGGTGGGAGGTTCGATCGTGCAGCTCCCCCGTGCGGAGACGGTCGCCTACACGGTCGGCCTGGTGCTCGAGTCTCGACACGTCGAGGTCGACGAGCTGGTCGCCGCGATGGCACAGCTGGGTCCGCTGTGTGTGCGGGCCTGCGCCGAACGGGCGGATCGCGCCACCGAGGTGATCCCCGCCCTCGAGGCGATCCATGGCGAGTCGGTCGAGGCGGTCGACGATCCGCCGAGGTTCGCGATGCTCGCGCGACGCTTCCACGAGGAACTCGTCGCCCGCTGCGGAAGCCAGCCACTCGTGGTGCTGGTCGGTGCGCTCGAGTCGCTGTGGTCGGGACAGGTCGCCGCCGCGGGCGAGGAGATCGACTTCGGTGCCCTCCCCGAGACCGACATGCGCAACGACTCGCTCGACGAACATCGACGAATCCTCGACGCCATCGTCGCGGGCGACGGTGAGGGAGCCGAACGGGCCGCCCACCACCACCAGGCCGACCCGCAGCGCCACAGTCTCCTCGGCCGCGGCATCACCGTCTCGGCGACCCCGCTGCGCGACCGCTAA
- a CDS encoding DUF808 domain-containing protein, with the protein MAGGLVGLLDDVAALAKLAAASIDDVGAAAGKASVKAAGVVVDDTAVTPTYVHGLAAERELPIIKKIATGSIRNKVLFILPAALFLSEVAPTLVEIILMCGGAYLCYEGAHKIVHAFRHDDGEHDVPAAVQGPDAEQATIAGAIRTDFILSAEIMVIALKEVIDEALLARAIILVIVAALITVAVYGVVAVIVKMDDIGLSLAQRPSTTSQRVGRALVTGMPKLLTALSVIGTAAMLWVGGHILLVGTEELGWHWPYDRVHDAEHRVADVGSVGGVLEWFVNTGISAVVGIAVGLVIATVVAQLPARTGDADAH; encoded by the coding sequence ATGGCCGGCGGCCTGGTCGGATTGTTGGACGACGTGGCGGCGCTGGCGAAGCTCGCTGCGGCGTCGATCGACGACGTGGGCGCGGCCGCCGGAAAGGCCAGCGTCAAGGCCGCCGGTGTGGTGGTCGACGACACCGCCGTCACGCCGACCTACGTCCACGGTCTCGCCGCCGAACGCGAACTCCCGATCATCAAGAAGATCGCCACCGGTTCGATTCGCAACAAGGTGCTCTTCATCCTCCCGGCGGCGTTGTTCCTCAGCGAGGTCGCGCCGACGCTCGTCGAGATCATCCTCATGTGCGGCGGCGCGTACCTCTGCTACGAGGGCGCCCACAAGATCGTGCACGCATTCCGTCACGACGACGGCGAACACGACGTGCCTGCGGCGGTCCAAGGTCCCGATGCCGAGCAGGCGACCATCGCGGGCGCGATTCGGACCGACTTCATCCTGTCGGCGGAGATCATGGTGATCGCACTCAAGGAGGTCATCGACGAGGCGCTGCTGGCACGGGCCATCATCCTGGTGATCGTCGCAGCGTTGATCACCGTTGCCGTCTACGGCGTCGTCGCCGTGATCGTGAAGATGGACGACATCGGGCTGTCGTTGGCCCAACGCCCTTCGACGACCTCGCAACGGGTCGGTCGTGCCCTCGTGACCGGGATGCCCAAGCTGCTCACTGCGCTGTCCGTGATCGGCACGGCGGCGATGTTGTGGGTGGGTGGGCACATCCTCCTCGTCGGCACCGAGGAGCTGGGGTGGCACTGGCCCTACGACCGGGTCCACGATGCCGAACACCGGGTCGCCGATGTCGGTTCGGTCGGCGGGGTGCTCGAGTGGTTCGTCAACACCGGGATCTCGGCCGTGGTCGGTATCGCCGTCGGTCTGGTGATCGCCACAGTGGTGGCGCAGCTACCGGCGCGAACCGGCGACGCCGACGCGCACTGA
- the hrpA gene encoding ATP-dependent RNA helicase HrpA encodes MDSVDPAAAPITVTYPADLPIAERREELLAAIRDNQVVVVAGETGSGKSTQLPKMCIELGLHETGWIGHTQPRRIAARSIAERVAEELGDEVGGLVGYKVRFTDKVSKKTAIKAMTDGILLAEMQHDRELSAYSTIIVDEAHERSLNIDFLLGYLRRLLPTRPDLKVIITSATIDTARFSQHFDDAPIIEVSGRTYPVEIRYRPPEDDDTGEALTQAEAIVDAVDELAREGSGDVLVFCSGEREIRETSEALADARLRNTEVVPLFGRLSAAEQHRVFDRSRRDGRRIVVATNVAETSLTVPGIRYVVDCGTARISRYSSRTKVQRLPIEDVSQASANQRSGRCGRVAPGIAIRLYSEENFANRPEFTEPEITRTNLASVILQMASLGLGDIETFPFVDPPELRNIRDGIALLEELDAVRPEFEGTTKWLTPIGRQLARMPIDPRFGRMVIAGAESGCLREVMIITAAMSVQDPRERPSEKRDTAAEFHARFNEPGSDFLTWLNLWDHLETERRDRSGSAFRRMCKKEFLNHNRIREWWDIVRQLERTAKSQRWTVNRERAKPDIVHQCLLTGLLSHIGLKDSNGNEYLGGRNARFVISRNSALGKKPPNWVMAGELIETNRLWAHSAARIQPEWAERAGEHVITRTYAEPEWDAEKGSAMTIERATLYGVPLVAGRRVHYRRVDPAVARELFIHHALIEGEWQTHHAFFAQNESVLEEVRKMGARRRRDVFVEYETLFDFYDQRLGGKVTSGADFDRWWNRRREKDPHLLDLHLDDIFDVAEVDADAESFPDRWKAGDVEFALDYEFDETSAHDGVTVTVPVTLLGHVDARAFDWTVPGLREELVTALLRSMPKEVRKSFVPIPDTVAQILPALTPGSGADLVDAVRRELRAISGEPLPPDALVLDRLPNHLRPIYRVVDDAGEVLVQGRDLAMIRHQLAAEVREDLAGGAHDLVRSGEKRWVFGDIPPLVRTSAAGLEVDAFPALVDEGETVGLRLFADADQQHDAMWAGSARLLRLNVGGSARMLNDLFDNRATLALASSPHGSKLAWVNDAADCIFSHLLGEAGGPVWTERDFVALVEQVRRSLPDAVETIGREAVAILIAAAGLTRDLAAPVASALHPAYLDMQAQLDRLVYPGHLAGVGAGRLGDVARYLAGIRMRLDKLPDRVALDRQLMQRCRSLEHEFDAYAERLAPSVALEDLNWQLEEFRIATLAQQVGAKGKVSEKRIRAALHAL; translated from the coding sequence ATGGACTCCGTCGATCCCGCCGCGGCGCCGATCACGGTCACCTATCCGGCCGATCTGCCGATCGCCGAACGACGCGAAGAACTGCTCGCCGCGATCCGCGACAACCAGGTGGTCGTCGTCGCCGGTGAGACCGGGTCGGGCAAGAGCACCCAGTTGCCGAAGATGTGCATCGAACTCGGCCTGCACGAAACCGGCTGGATCGGCCACACCCAACCCCGCCGCATCGCCGCCCGGTCGATCGCCGAACGGGTGGCCGAGGAGCTCGGCGACGAGGTCGGCGGCCTCGTCGGCTACAAGGTCCGTTTCACCGACAAGGTGTCGAAGAAGACGGCCATCAAAGCGATGACCGACGGCATCCTCCTGGCCGAGATGCAGCACGACCGGGAGCTGTCGGCCTACTCCACGATCATCGTGGACGAGGCCCACGAGCGAAGTCTCAACATCGACTTCCTGCTCGGGTACCTCCGCCGATTGCTCCCGACCCGACCCGACCTCAAGGTCATCATCACCTCGGCCACGATCGACACGGCGAGGTTCTCGCAACACTTCGACGATGCGCCGATCATCGAGGTGTCGGGGAGGACCTACCCCGTGGAGATCCGCTACCGGCCGCCGGAAGACGACGACACCGGGGAGGCGCTCACCCAGGCGGAAGCGATCGTCGATGCCGTCGACGAGCTCGCGCGCGAGGGCTCGGGCGACGTCCTGGTCTTCTGCAGCGGCGAACGCGAGATCCGCGAAACGAGCGAGGCGTTGGCCGATGCCCGCCTGCGCAACACCGAGGTCGTCCCGCTGTTCGGGCGCCTCTCGGCCGCCGAGCAGCACCGCGTGTTCGACCGGTCGCGGCGCGACGGTCGTCGCATCGTGGTGGCGACGAACGTGGCCGAGACCTCGCTGACCGTGCCCGGCATCCGCTACGTGGTCGACTGCGGCACCGCCCGGATCAGCCGCTACAGCAGTCGCACGAAGGTCCAACGGCTCCCGATCGAGGACGTCTCACAGGCGAGCGCCAACCAACGCTCAGGCCGGTGCGGCCGGGTGGCGCCCGGCATCGCGATCCGGCTCTACTCGGAGGAGAACTTCGCCAACCGCCCCGAGTTCACCGAACCCGAGATCACGCGGACGAACCTCGCGTCGGTCATCCTCCAGATGGCATCGCTCGGGCTCGGCGACATCGAGACGTTCCCCTTCGTCGACCCACCCGAGCTCCGCAACATCCGCGACGGCATCGCGCTGCTCGAAGAACTCGATGCGGTGCGGCCCGAATTCGAGGGCACGACGAAATGGCTGACCCCGATCGGACGACAGCTCGCGAGGATGCCGATCGACCCGCGCTTCGGGCGCATGGTGATCGCCGGCGCCGAGAGCGGTTGTCTACGCGAGGTGATGATCATCACCGCAGCGATGTCGGTCCAGGATCCCCGCGAGCGTCCGAGCGAGAAACGAGACACCGCGGCCGAGTTCCACGCTCGCTTCAACGAGCCCGGATCCGACTTCCTCACCTGGCTGAACCTGTGGGACCACCTCGAGACCGAGCGGCGCGACCGCTCGGGCAGCGCCTTCCGGAGAATGTGCAAGAAGGAATTCCTCAACCACAATCGCATCCGCGAGTGGTGGGACATCGTGCGTCAGCTGGAGCGCACCGCGAAGTCACAGCGGTGGACCGTCAACCGCGAGCGGGCGAAGCCCGACATCGTCCACCAGTGTCTGCTGACGGGTCTGCTCTCCCACATCGGCCTGAAGGACTCCAACGGCAACGAGTACCTCGGGGGCCGCAACGCCCGATTCGTGATCAGCCGCAACTCCGCACTGGGGAAGAAGCCGCCGAACTGGGTGATGGCCGGTGAACTGATCGAGACCAATCGGCTGTGGGCCCACAGTGCCGCTCGGATCCAGCCGGAGTGGGCCGAGCGAGCCGGCGAGCACGTGATCACGCGGACCTACGCGGAACCGGAATGGGATGCCGAGAAGGGTTCGGCGATGACCATCGAACGGGCCACCCTCTACGGCGTTCCCCTCGTGGCCGGCCGCCGGGTGCACTATCGACGGGTCGACCCGGCGGTTGCCCGGGAACTGTTCATCCACCACGCCCTGATCGAGGGAGAGTGGCAGACCCACCACGCCTTCTTCGCCCAGAACGAGAGCGTGCTCGAAGAGGTGCGCAAGATGGGGGCTCGTCGGCGCCGGGACGTCTTCGTCGAGTACGAGACCCTGTTCGACTTCTACGACCAGCGGCTCGGCGGCAAGGTCACCTCGGGGGCCGACTTCGATCGATGGTGGAACCGGCGCCGAGAGAAGGATCCCCATCTGCTCGACCTGCACCTCGACGACATCTTCGACGTCGCCGAGGTCGACGCGGATGCCGAATCGTTCCCCGACCGCTGGAAGGCGGGGGACGTCGAGTTCGCGCTCGACTACGAGTTCGACGAGACCTCCGCGCACGACGGTGTGACCGTCACGGTGCCGGTCACGCTTCTCGGCCATGTCGACGCGAGGGCGTTCGACTGGACGGTGCCGGGGCTGCGTGAGGAGCTGGTGACGGCCTTGCTGCGTTCGATGCCGAAGGAGGTGCGCAAGTCATTCGTGCCGATCCCCGACACGGTGGCGCAGATCCTTCCCGCGTTGACGCCCGGCTCCGGCGCGGACCTGGTCGACGCGGTTCGCCGCGAGCTGCGGGCGATCTCCGGCGAACCGCTTCCGCCGGACGCGCTCGTGTTGGACCGACTGCCCAATCACCTGCGACCGATCTATCGCGTCGTCGACGATGCCGGTGAGGTTCTGGTGCAGGGCCGTGATCTCGCGATGATCAGGCACCAACTGGCCGCGGAGGTGAGGGAGGACCTTGCCGGCGGCGCCCACGACCTCGTGCGATCGGGCGAGAAGCGGTGGGTGTTCGGCGACATTCCCCCGCTGGTGCGCACCAGCGCGGCCGGCCTGGAGGTCGACGCGTTCCCTGCGCTCGTCGACGAGGGTGAGACGGTCGGCCTCCGCCTCTTCGCCGATGCCGATCAGCAGCACGACGCCATGTGGGCGGGCAGCGCGCGTCTGCTGCGGCTCAATGTGGGTGGATCGGCGCGGATGCTCAACGACCTCTTCGACAATCGGGCAACGCTCGCGTTGGCGTCGAGCCCGCATGGATCGAAACTCGCCTGGGTCAACGACGCAGCCGATTGCATCTTCTCGCATCTGCTGGGTGAGGCCGGTGGCCCGGTGTGGACCGAGCGCGACTTCGTGGCGCTGGTCGAGCAGGTGCGTCGCAGTCTTCCCGATGCTGTCGAGACGATCGGCCGTGAGGCGGTGGCGATCCTGATCGCGGCCGCCGGCCTCACCCGCGATCTCGCTGCGCCCGTCGCGAGCGCACTGCACCCGGCCTATCTCGACATGCAGGCCCAGCTCGACCGCCTCGTGTATCCGGGCCATCTCGCGGGGGTGGGAGCCGGCCGACTCGGCGATGTGGCCCGCTATCTGGCCGGCATCCGGATGCGGCTCGACAAGCTGCCCGACCGGGTCGCCCTCGACCGGCAGCTGATGCAACGGTGCCGCTCACTGGAGCACGAGTTCGACGCCTACGCCGAACGGCTCGCACCCTCGGTCGCGCTGGAGGATCTCAACTGGCAGCTCGAGGAATTCCGGATCGCAACCCTCGCCCAGCAGGTGGGCGCGAAGGGGAAGGTCAGCGAGAAGCGCATCCGCGCCGCCCTGCACGCCCTCTGA
- a CDS encoding metalloregulator ArsR/SmtB family transcription factor, protein MSDIEGAAMPKPIYDVKAQFFKTLGHPARIRILEILAGGPRSVSELQPDVGLESSHLSQQLAVLRKAGVVRAKRQGSSMIYSVADPQVFELLSVAKKIIVTSLSGADDLLAALDSMSYGPFTEENAAG, encoded by the coding sequence ATGTCCGACATCGAAGGAGCGGCGATGCCGAAACCCATCTACGACGTGAAGGCGCAGTTCTTCAAGACGCTCGGCCATCCCGCACGAATCCGGATCCTGGAGATCCTGGCGGGTGGTCCCCGCTCGGTGTCGGAACTCCAACCCGACGTCGGTCTGGAATCCTCCCACCTCTCCCAGCAACTCGCGGTTCTCCGCAAGGCGGGTGTCGTGCGGGCGAAACGCCAGGGGTCCTCGATGATCTACTCGGTGGCCGATCCGCAGGTGTTCGAGTTGCTCAGCGTGGCCAAGAAGATCATCGTCACATCGCTGTCCGGAGCCGACGACCTGCTCGCCGCCCTCGACTCGATGAGCTACGGCCCGTTCACCGAGGAGAATGCGGCGGGCTAG
- a CDS encoding DUF2795 domain-containing protein yields MGTVCRAEIADCLEDAFGGSPVSAQSLVQFATDHGARPPVIEVLGRLHEREYRRLRDLWRELADIPLES; encoded by the coding sequence ATGGGAACAGTGTGCCGTGCAGAAATCGCCGACTGTCTGGAAGACGCGTTCGGCGGTTCGCCCGTCTCTGCGCAGTCACTCGTCCAGTTCGCCACCGATCATGGTGCCCGGCCACCGGTCATCGAGGTGCTGGGTCGCCTCCACGAACGCGAGTACCGCAGGTTGCGTGACCTGTGGAGAGAGCTGGCGGACATACCGCTGGAGTCGTGA
- a CDS encoding pirin family protein, with amino-acid sequence MTTTPIDIRRSDDRYSTRIGWLDSKHSFSFGRHHDPANTGHGQLIVSNDDRVAPGAGFDTHAHRDMEIVTWVLSGALEHNDSEGNHGLIYPGLAQRMSAGRGIWHSEMNASTTDEVHFVQMWVVPDTVSIDPGYEQLDVNARLAGGDLVPIASGQGHDGTITIHQRDAVLWGGRLPTDRRVEVPDAPCVHVFIARGSADLEMAGPLGTGDAVRLTDAGRLALTAGPEGAEVLIWATGRG; translated from the coding sequence ATGACGACGACACCGATCGACATCCGGCGCTCCGACGATCGGTACTCCACCCGGATCGGATGGCTCGACTCGAAGCACTCGTTCAGCTTCGGGCGTCACCACGATCCCGCCAACACCGGCCACGGTCAGCTGATCGTGTCCAACGACGACCGGGTGGCCCCGGGCGCCGGTTTCGACACCCACGCCCACCGCGACATGGAGATCGTCACCTGGGTGCTCTCCGGAGCACTCGAACACAACGATTCCGAGGGCAACCACGGTCTGATCTATCCCGGTCTCGCCCAGCGGATGAGCGCCGGGCGCGGGATCTGGCATTCCGAGATGAACGCGAGCACGACCGACGAGGTCCATTTCGTGCAGATGTGGGTGGTGCCCGACACGGTGTCGATCGACCCCGGCTACGAGCAACTCGACGTCAACGCCCGCCTCGCCGGCGGCGATCTGGTGCCCATCGCATCCGGGCAGGGTCACGACGGCACGATCACGATCCATCAGCGCGACGCGGTGCTCTGGGGTGGCCGCCTGCCGACCGACCGGCGGGTCGAGGTGCCCGATGCGCCCTGTGTGCACGTCTTCATCGCGCGCGGGAGCGCCGATCTCGAGATGGCCGGACCCCTGGGAACGGGTGATGCCGTCCGCCTCACCGACGCCGGCCGGTTGGCGCTCACGGCAGGACCCGAAGGTGCCGAGGTGTTGATCTGGGCCACCGGCCGAGGCTGA
- a CDS encoding iron-sulfur cluster assembly protein has product MRETPVNLGGPKGFTLPRACKVTIVPAGHTAVLAEGDEVTLLQALGGTATVTTSDGEMARLAPADAIEFGFIQAPEARTDDAGADFSVDQVWEAATTVYDPEIPVDIVELGLVYRVDAIELPNGGWRVEIDMSVTAPFCGMGDIMRQDLHDAVARIPGVEFVDVQLVFDPPWDSSRLSDVARLELGMM; this is encoded by the coding sequence ATGCGTGAGACCCCGGTCAACCTCGGAGGGCCGAAGGGGTTCACACTCCCCCGAGCCTGCAAGGTCACCATCGTTCCGGCGGGCCACACGGCGGTGCTCGCCGAGGGTGACGAAGTCACGTTGCTCCAGGCCCTGGGCGGCACGGCCACGGTCACGACGAGCGACGGCGAGATGGCTCGCCTCGCCCCGGCCGATGCGATCGAGTTCGGATTCATCCAGGCTCCCGAGGCCCGGACCGACGACGCCGGCGCCGACTTCAGTGTCGATCAGGTCTGGGAAGCGGCCACCACGGTCTACGACCCCGAGATCCCCGTCGACATCGTGGAGCTCGGTCTGGTCTATCGAGTCGACGCGATCGAGCTGCCCAACGGTGGCTGGCGAGTCGAGATCGACATGTCGGTGACTGCCCCCTTCTGCGGCATGGGCGACATCATGCGCCAGGACCTCCACGACGCGGTGGCACGGATTCCCGGTGTCGAGTTCGTCGACGTGCAGCTGGTGTTCGATCCGCCGTGGGACAGTTCACGCCTGTCGGACGTCGCCCGTCTCGAACTGGGAATGATGTAG
- the sufD gene encoding Fe-S cluster assembly protein SufD has translation MNRSATAAAPDLPTRRDEAWRYAPHADLARLTFGPSGGPTAVPADVAAQIPELDGPRVVIVNGAVDPALSDLTMTAEGLTITTLADELDGGSSSPSTGLPREDDPVDAFDAFNTRFGRDGAVIRVVSGHTITVPIHVVDLAVPGDDHNTASTGVVIELGDDCRATVVETRLGGPQEGGANVRTTITLGDRATLEHIVLQDAPATQISLNRVEVIQGAASTYRARSFNLGASYGRIAFHVQLAGEAAHADLSGLYFGFGDQTLDQQIDVVHAAKGCSSRQLFRGVLDDASTGIFSGGIDVRPGADGTDAEQENHNLLLSDRAEADTQPRLEILADDVACKHGATVGQLDETALYYLRSRGIPAGEARGLLINGFADQVVDDVAFETLRTWIIDRLRRADA, from the coding sequence GTGAACCGCTCCGCCACCGCGGCGGCGCCGGATCTTCCGACCCGACGCGACGAAGCCTGGCGCTACGCGCCCCATGCCGACCTCGCCCGACTCACGTTCGGGCCATCCGGTGGCCCCACCGCGGTGCCTGCCGATGTCGCGGCCCAGATCCCCGAGCTCGACGGTCCTCGAGTCGTGATCGTCAACGGCGCCGTCGACCCGGCCCTCTCCGACCTGACCATGACCGCCGAGGGCCTGACGATCACCACCCTGGCCGACGAACTCGACGGCGGATCGTCGTCACCGTCGACAGGCCTTCCCCGTGAGGACGATCCCGTCGACGCGTTCGACGCGTTCAACACCCGGTTCGGTCGCGACGGCGCAGTCATCCGGGTTGTGTCGGGCCACACCATCACGGTGCCGATCCACGTCGTCGACCTCGCCGTGCCCGGAGACGACCACAACACCGCCTCGACCGGCGTCGTCATCGAACTGGGCGACGACTGCCGGGCCACCGTCGTGGAGACCCGACTGGGTGGCCCGCAGGAGGGCGGTGCCAACGTCCGCACCACCATCACCCTCGGCGACCGCGCCACCCTCGAGCACATCGTGCTCCAGGACGCGCCCGCCACCCAGATCAGCCTGAACCGTGTCGAGGTGATCCAGGGTGCCGCCAGCACCTATCGCGCCCGCTCGTTCAACCTCGGCGCGTCCTACGGACGCATCGCCTTCCACGTGCAGCTCGCGGGCGAGGCCGCGCACGCCGACCTGTCCGGTCTCTATTTCGGATTCGGCGACCAGACCCTCGATCAGCAGATCGACGTCGTCCACGCAGCGAAGGGCTGCTCCAGCCGTCAGCTGTTCCGCGGTGTCCTCGACGATGCGAGTACCGGCATCTTCAGCGGGGGTATCGACGTGCGCCCCGGGGCCGACGGGACCGACGCCGAGCAGGAGAACCACAACCTGCTGCTGTCCGACCGAGCCGAGGCCGACACCCAACCCCGCCTCGAGATCCTCGCCGACGACGTGGCCTGCAAGCACGGCGCCACCGTCGGCCAGCTCGACGAGACGGCGCTCTACTACCTGCGTTCCCGAGGGATCCCCGCCGGCGAGGCACGCGGGCTCCTGATCAACGGCTTTGCCGATCAGGTGGTCGACGACGTCGCCTTCGAGACACTGCGCACCTGGATCATCGACCGATTGCGACGCGCCGATGCGTGA